The nucleotide sequence CGCGTTCCAGGCGAAGGACATCGAGGCGGCTTCGGCCGGCGCGGACGTTCTGTTTCATTGCGCGAACGTGCCGTACCATGAGATGGAGGAGCGCTTGCTGCCGCTCGGCGAAGCGGTCATGCAGGCCGCCGATCGACTCGGTCTGAAGGTGGTCGTCGTGGACGGGATTTACCCGTACGGAAGAAGGCAGGCGGATCGGGTCGACGAAGATCACCCGAAGGAGCCTCATACGCGGAAGGGCCGGATCCGGCTGCAGTACGGCCGAATGGTATTCGATCGCCGGTGGACGCGCGCGCGGCCGCTCATCGTCCGATTGCCTGACTATTACGGTCCTACGGCGAACCAAGCGTCCTATTTGGGAGGCACGCTCCAAGCGATCGCGAAGGGGAAGGTCGGGTTTTTCATCGGGAACATGCGAGTGCCTCGCGAATATGTGTACTTGCCGGATGCGGCTCGCATGACGGTGGACATCGCCCTTCGCGAAGACGCCTACGGCGAAGAATGGAACATCCCCGGGGCCGGCGTCATCT is from Paenibacillus antri and encodes:
- a CDS encoding SDR family NAD(P)-dependent oxidoreductase; amino-acid sequence: MKKAIVLGATGGTGAAIAEELVKRGVNVAAFGRSRAKLESFAARLGHPPHLTLAVGDAFQAKDIEAASAGADVLFHCANVPYHEMEERLLPLGEAVMQAADRLGLKVVVVDGIYPYGRRQADRVDEDHPKEPHTRKGRIRLQYGRMVFDRRWTRARPLIVRLPDYYGPTANQASYLGGTLQAIAKGKVGFFIGNMRVPREYVYLPDAARMTVDIALREDAYGEEWNIPGAGVISGNEIVRLARKAAGSTKSVIPLGKIGLSILGAFVPVMKEVVEMLYLTTEPLRLSGEKYERRIGPIAATRYEEGIAETVRRLKG